In Leptolyngbya sp. CCY15150, one DNA window encodes the following:
- a CDS encoding MarC family protein, producing the protein MDSSIFVQTFVAVFVLADALGNAPIFIVLTKGMDVAQKRRVVDRASVVATAVLLGFAFGGQAILGYLHISMASLKVAGGLLLLLIALDMLQGGMDTPLVDEERDVAITPLALPLMAGPGTLTTVMILMSESPTARVSVVGGIISAMIVTWFIVRQSSRIDRWIGAEGAVIITKILGFLLAALAVEIGSGGIRELFLT; encoded by the coding sequence ATGGATAGCTCAATCTTTGTACAAACCTTTGTAGCCGTCTTTGTATTGGCGGATGCCCTTGGCAATGCGCCTATTTTTATCGTTCTAACGAAAGGCATGGATGTTGCTCAAAAACGCCGAGTTGTGGATCGAGCCTCCGTGGTGGCAACGGCTGTGTTGCTAGGCTTTGCCTTTGGCGGCCAAGCAATTTTGGGCTATTTACACATCAGCATGGCATCTCTCAAGGTAGCCGGGGGGCTGCTGCTGCTGCTGATTGCCTTAGACATGTTGCAAGGTGGGATGGATACCCCCTTGGTGGATGAAGAGCGCGACGTAGCCATTACCCCCCTAGCACTCCCCCTCATGGCTGGGCCTGGCACCCTCACCACCGTGATGATTCTCATGTCGGAATCGCCCACCGCCCGCGTTAGTGTTGTGGGTGGCATCATCAGCGCCATGATCGTCACCTGGTTTATTGTGCGCCAGTCATCCCGCATCGATCGCTGGATTGGAGCTGAAGGTGCTGTGATTATTACCAAAATCCTCGGCTTCCTGCTGGCCGCCCTCGCGGTGGAAATCGGCAGCGGTGGCATTCGCGAATTATTTTTGACCTAG
- the acnB gene encoding bifunctional aconitate hydratase 2/2-methylisocitrate dehydratase has translation MLEQYRQHVAERAALGIPPLPLTAEQTADLCELLKNPPAGEEDTLLALLRDRIPPGVDQASYVKASFLTAIAKGEVTSPLLPPHDAVVLLGTMMGGYSVQALIEVIKLDDAALAQTAAEALSKTLLVYDAFHDVMELAEVNAYAKQVVDSWANAVWFTKRPTVPEQITVTVFKVPGETNTDDLSPAPHATTRPDIPLHALVMLESRIPGALTILEQLKAKGHPVAYVGDVVGTGSSRKSAINSVLWHIGDDIPCVPNKRSGGYILGGAIAPIFFNTAEDSGALPIECDVAQMETGDVITIYPYKGEITNEAGEVISTFSLKPETILDEVRAGGRIPLLIGRSLTDKTRIALGLPPSDLFVRPATPADTGKGFTLAQKMVGKACGLPGVRPGTSCEPMMTTVGSQDTTGPMTRDEMKELACLGFSADLVMQSFCHTAAYPKPVDIKTHQDLPDFFAERGGVALRPGDGIIHSWLNRMLLPDTVGTGGDSHTRFPMGISFPAGSGLVAFAAAIGAMPLDMPESVLVRFTGELQPGITLRDVVNAIPYVAIQKGLLTVEKKNKKNVFSGRIMEMEGLPDLKLEQAFELTDATAERSCAGCTIKLSEETVAEYLRSNIALMKNMIARGYQDARTLTRRIAKMEEWLANPYLMSADPDAEYAEIIEIDLNEIKEPLVAAPNDPDNIKTLSEVAGDPIHEIFIGSCMTNIGHYRAAAKVMEGAGPVQGRLWICPPTRMDEKQLREEGYYGIFAAAGARTEMPGCSLCMGNQARVADETTVMSTSTRNFNNRMGKGAQVYLGSAELSAACALLGRIPTMEEYLEVVANKINPFASELYRYLNFDQIAKFEDEGRVIPLDQMPKIEDILGMPAATR, from the coding sequence ATGTTAGAGCAATATCGTCAACACGTGGCTGAGCGGGCTGCGTTGGGCATTCCCCCCCTTCCCCTCACCGCTGAGCAAACGGCTGACCTCTGTGAACTACTCAAAAACCCGCCGGCTGGGGAAGAAGACACCCTCCTCGCCCTTCTGCGCGATCGCATTCCCCCCGGTGTAGACCAGGCATCCTATGTCAAGGCATCGTTCTTGACCGCGATCGCCAAGGGTGAGGTGACCAGCCCGCTACTGCCGCCCCACGATGCAGTAGTGCTGTTGGGTACGATGATGGGTGGCTATAGCGTCCAGGCGTTGATTGAGGTGATCAAGCTAGATGATGCAGCCTTGGCGCAGACGGCTGCCGAGGCTTTGAGCAAAACTCTGCTGGTCTATGATGCTTTTCATGACGTCATGGAGTTGGCGGAGGTCAATGCCTATGCTAAACAGGTGGTAGACTCTTGGGCTAATGCCGTTTGGTTTACCAAGCGTCCTACCGTGCCCGAGCAGATTACCGTCACGGTGTTTAAGGTGCCAGGGGAAACCAATACTGACGACCTATCCCCCGCCCCCCACGCCACCACCCGCCCTGATATTCCCCTCCATGCCTTGGTGATGTTGGAGTCGCGCATTCCTGGAGCGCTGACCATTCTGGAACAGCTAAAAGCCAAGGGTCATCCCGTTGCCTATGTGGGTGATGTGGTTGGCACGGGTTCGTCGCGGAAGTCCGCCATCAACTCGGTGCTGTGGCACATTGGCGACGACATTCCCTGTGTCCCCAACAAGCGATCGGGTGGCTATATTCTGGGAGGAGCGATCGCCCCCATTTTCTTCAACACCGCTGAAGATTCCGGTGCCTTGCCCATCGAGTGCGACGTTGCTCAGATGGAAACCGGCGATGTGATTACCATCTACCCCTACAAGGGCGAAATCACCAACGAAGCGGGCGAGGTGATCTCCACCTTCAGCCTCAAGCCAGAAACTATTTTGGATGAAGTGCGGGCTGGCGGTCGCATTCCTCTCCTCATTGGGCGATCGCTCACCGACAAAACCCGTATTGCCCTAGGATTGCCCCCCAGCGATCTCTTTGTCCGGCCGGCGACGCCTGCAGACACCGGCAAGGGCTTTACCCTGGCGCAAAAAATGGTGGGCAAGGCCTGCGGCCTACCCGGCGTGCGTCCGGGTACGTCCTGCGAACCGATGATGACCACCGTCGGCTCCCAAGACACCACCGGCCCCATGACCCGCGACGAGATGAAAGAACTCGCCTGCCTTGGGTTCAGCGCTGATCTGGTGATGCAAAGCTTCTGCCACACCGCCGCCTATCCCAAGCCCGTGGACATCAAAACCCACCAAGACCTACCCGACTTCTTCGCCGAGCGGGGCGGCGTGGCCCTGCGGCCGGGAGACGGCATCATCCACTCTTGGCTGAACCGCATGTTGCTCCCCGATACGGTAGGTACCGGCGGCGATTCCCACACCCGTTTCCCCATGGGCATTTCTTTCCCCGCTGGATCTGGTCTGGTCGCCTTTGCGGCAGCGATCGGAGCCATGCCCTTAGATATGCCGGAGTCGGTGCTGGTGCGCTTCACCGGTGAGTTGCAGCCCGGCATCACCCTGCGGGATGTAGTGAATGCCATTCCCTATGTGGCTATCCAGAAGGGCTTGCTGACCGTGGAGAAGAAAAATAAGAAAAATGTCTTCTCTGGTCGGATCATGGAAATGGAAGGCTTACCTGACCTAAAACTAGAGCAAGCCTTTGAACTGACCGATGCCACCGCAGAACGCTCCTGTGCAGGCTGTACCATCAAGCTCAGTGAAGAGACCGTAGCGGAATATCTGCGATCGAACATTGCCTTGATGAAGAATATGATCGCCCGCGGTTACCAAGATGCTCGTACCCTCACCCGTCGCATCGCTAAGATGGAAGAGTGGCTGGCCAATCCTTACTTGATGTCTGCGGATCCAGATGCGGAGTATGCAGAAATTATCGAGATTGACCTGAACGAGATCAAAGAACCGCTGGTGGCGGCTCCCAACGATCCAGATAACATCAAAACCTTATCTGAAGTCGCTGGCGATCCTATCCATGAAATTTTCATCGGCTCCTGCATGACCAACATTGGTCACTACCGAGCAGCAGCGAAGGTGATGGAAGGAGCGGGGCCAGTGCAGGGACGCTTGTGGATCTGTCCGCCTACCCGTATGGATGAAAAACAACTGCGGGAAGAGGGATACTACGGCATTTTTGCCGCAGCCGGTGCTCGCACGGAGATGCCGGGCTGTTCCCTCTGCATGGGCAACCAAGCTCGCGTGGCCGATGAAACAACAGTGATGTCTACCTCAACCCGCAACTTCAACAACCGCATGGGTAAGGGAGCCCAGGTTTATCTAGGTTCAGCAGAGCTGTCGGCAGCCTGCGCACTGTTGGGTCGTATTCCCACGATGGAGGAATATCTGGAAGTAGTGGCGAATAAGATCAATCCCTTTGCATCGGAGCTATACCGATACTTGAACTTCGACCAAATTGCCAAGTTTGAGGACGAGGGTCGTGTGATTCCGCTGGATCAAATGCCTAAGATCGAGGATATTTTAGGAATGCCAGCCGCTACTCGTTAG
- a CDS encoding GAF domain-containing protein, with product MSPDSQLNLSHQLQKLRQQRYADRQVSKTRSLQIQALLQRLTDHLEQDVFIQQQTDHVRRSLQCDRVVIYYFYYEWKGQVTFESLSQPIYSIYGSTGADDCFNDEYAQRYLEGRYSYISDLDTAPIHPCHRDFLSSIQVKASLVMPILPERPDHKRLWGLLAAHHCAEPRWWSTSDMEAMQTAAQELAQRSSIQNL from the coding sequence ATGTCTCCAGATTCACAGCTCAACCTGTCTCACCAATTGCAAAAACTGCGCCAGCAGCGCTATGCCGATCGCCAGGTTAGCAAAACGCGATCGCTGCAAATCCAAGCGTTGCTCCAGCGCCTCACAGATCATCTTGAACAGGATGTGTTCATTCAGCAGCAGACGGATCACGTGCGGCGATCGCTGCAGTGCGATCGGGTGGTGATCTACTACTTTTACTATGAATGGAAGGGGCAGGTGACCTTCGAGTCCTTGAGCCAGCCGATCTACTCCATCTATGGATCCACCGGAGCGGATGACTGCTTCAATGATGAGTATGCCCAACGCTACCTCGAAGGGCGCTATAGCTACATCTCCGACCTCGATACAGCTCCCATCCATCCCTGTCATCGAGACTTTTTGTCTAGCATTCAGGTCAAAGCCAGCCTAGTGATGCCAATTTTGCCAGAGCGGCCCGATCATAAGCGCCTGTGGGGGTTGCTGGCTGCCCACCACTGCGCAGAACCGCGTTGGTGGTCTACATCCGACATGGAAGCCATGCAGACCGCAGCCCAGGAGCTAGCCCAACGGTCATCCATCCAGAACCTGTGA
- a CDS encoding NAD(P)H-quinone oxidoreductase subunit L, with translation MVITLLVYAALGGAYLLVMPVAIFFYLQQRWYIASSIERVLMYFMVFFFFPGLLVLSPFVNLRPKKRQLS, from the coding sequence ATGGTTATCACCCTATTAGTCTATGCTGCCCTAGGCGGTGCCTATTTGTTGGTCATGCCAGTGGCTATCTTTTTCTACCTCCAGCAGCGTTGGTACATCGCCAGTTCCATTGAGCGGGTGCTGATGTATTTCATGGTCTTTTTCTTCTTCCCAGGGCTGTTAGTGCTCAGTCCTTTTGTCAATCTTCGCCCCAAAAAACGGCAATTGTCCTAA
- the trpA gene encoding tryptophan synthase subunit alpha has protein sequence MVSVSQRMNALRDRGQCALVPFITAGDPDLETTAKALRLLDANGADFIELGVPYSDPLADGPVIQAAATRALANGTKLEQVLDMVRTVSPDLQAPIILFTYYNPILNRGLEKFFQTIAEAGVKGIVIPDLPLEEVGDVMAAANQAAVEVTLLVAPTSPMERIQAIAAQSQGFIYLVSVTGVTGMRTQMGNRAKELLSDLRGVTDKSIGVGFGISQPEQARQVMEWGADAVIVGSAFVKRLAEGSPEQGLKAIAAFCQSLKAAITADQG, from the coding sequence ATGGTTTCTGTCTCTCAACGGATGAATGCACTACGGGATCGGGGCCAATGTGCGCTGGTGCCGTTCATTACAGCAGGGGATCCAGATTTAGAGACAACCGCTAAAGCATTGCGGCTGTTGGATGCCAACGGCGCTGATTTCATCGAGCTGGGGGTGCCCTACTCTGACCCGCTGGCGGATGGCCCAGTGATCCAAGCGGCTGCCACCCGAGCCCTCGCCAACGGCACCAAGCTGGAGCAGGTGCTCGATATGGTGCGCACCGTCTCCCCCGATCTGCAAGCTCCAATCATTTTGTTTACCTACTACAACCCCATTTTGAATCGTGGGCTGGAGAAATTCTTCCAAACCATTGCCGAGGCAGGGGTGAAGGGGATTGTCATTCCCGACTTGCCCCTAGAGGAAGTGGGAGATGTGATGGCGGCGGCTAATCAAGCGGCGGTGGAGGTGACGTTGCTGGTGGCTCCCACCAGTCCCATGGAACGTATTCAGGCGATCGCTGCCCAGTCCCAAGGGTTTATCTATCTTGTCAGCGTGACCGGCGTGACCGGGATGCGCACCCAAATGGGCAACCGCGCCAAGGAGCTGCTCAGCGATCTGCGGGGGGTCACGGATAAGTCCATCGGCGTGGGCTTTGGTATTTCCCAGCCAGAACAGGCCCGGCAGGTGATGGAATGGGGGGCAGATGCGGTAATTGTGGGCAGTGCTTTTGTGAAGCGATTGGCCGAGGGCAGTCCCGAGCAAGGTCTAAAAGCGATCGCTGCCTTTTGCCAAAGCCTGAAAGCTGCCATTACCGCTGACCAAGGCTAA
- a CDS encoding DUF3007 family protein — MRRIDVIGVGFGIFAAGGLIYLGLRGAGLEGANAGIWSQVVLLGGVGGWLVTYLFRAGTHTMTYNQQLRDYEDAVLQKRLDEMTPEELAALQAKLDQESESSEDAIADSE; from the coding sequence ATGCGGCGAATTGATGTAATTGGCGTTGGTTTCGGCATCTTTGCCGCCGGAGGGCTCATCTATTTGGGTCTCCGGGGTGCTGGTCTCGAAGGAGCCAATGCTGGCATCTGGAGCCAGGTCGTCTTGCTGGGTGGCGTGGGCGGATGGTTGGTGACCTACCTATTTCGGGCCGGCACGCACACGATGACCTACAACCAACAGCTTCGCGACTATGAAGACGCGGTTTTGCAAAAACGTCTGGATGAAATGACCCCCGAGGAACTGGCTGCCCTGCAGGCCAAACTCGACCAAGAGTCTGAATCATCCGAGGATGCGATTGCTGATTCAGAGTAA